Proteins found in one Bacillota bacterium genomic segment:
- a CDS encoding GTPase domain-containing protein has translation MSREGPVALLVGRPGVGKSALFRLLAASPAGPGDGMGRGWPVRRPQERRTRPGPPPPLGVACRWYRLELGRGRVERLLLVEGASVPERLPAAVAERRRLGETLLLLEDAEMVLHVLDGPRLGLEPEASWLHPIDEELQRIGVRRPAYAAVVSGTDRPWGPTGLARLRERWSGLPVFPFSAATREGVREIRSWLREQLGRARVR, from the coding sequence TTGAGCCGGGAGGGACCGGTGGCCCTCCTGGTGGGCCGACCGGGTGTGGGCAAGAGCGCGCTCTTCCGTCTTCTGGCCGCTTCGCCGGCGGGGCCGGGCGACGGCATGGGCCGTGGCTGGCCGGTGCGGCGCCCGCAGGAGCGACGGACGAGGCCCGGACCGCCGCCCCCGCTCGGCGTCGCCTGCCGCTGGTACCGGCTCGAGCTCGGGCGCGGGCGCGTGGAGCGGCTCCTGCTGGTCGAAGGCGCCTCTGTTCCCGAACGGCTTCCTGCGGCGGTGGCGGAGCGGAGGCGGCTGGGGGAGACACTGCTCCTCCTGGAGGACGCCGAGATGGTCCTCCACGTCCTGGACGGGCCCCGGCTGGGGCTGGAGCCGGAGGCGAGCTGGCTTCACCCGATCGACGAGGAGCTGCAGAGGATCGGGGTTCGGCGGCCGGCCTACGCGGCGGTGGTGAGCGGGACCGACCGCCCGTGGGGACCGACGGGCCTCGCCCGTCTGAGGGAGCGCTGGTCCGGCCTGCCCGTCTTCCCCTTCTCGGCTGCCACGCGGGAGGGCGTCCGGGAGATCCGCTCCTGGCTGAGGGAGCAGCTGGGCCGCGCGCGCGTGCGTTGA
- a CDS encoding MerR family transcriptional regulator has product MEQQPGGEEPLFSIGTVEKLTGLTSRQIRYYETKGLIRPRRTPGHQRLYTRAQVERLRQVKRLLDEGRSLQRIVHELLSEEREGADEGVRYATPARFLRRGLTSLYPVREAGELMRLVESRRREEGSGEPEQGETWRGAGGPGRRARGRRRTDGQEDA; this is encoded by the coding sequence TTGGAGCAGCAGCCGGGGGGCGAGGAGCCCCTTTTCTCCATCGGCACCGTGGAGAAGCTGACCGGCCTCACCAGCCGGCAGATCCGATACTACGAGACCAAGGGCCTGATCCGGCCCAGACGGACCCCCGGTCACCAGCGGCTCTACACCCGGGCCCAGGTGGAGCGCCTCCGCCAGGTGAAGCGCCTGCTGGACGAGGGCAGGAGCCTGCAGCGCATCGTCCACGAGCTCCTGTCGGAGGAGCGCGAGGGGGCGGACGAAGGGGTCCGCTACGCCACGCCTGCACGCTTCCTCCGGCGGGGCTTGACCTCGCTCTACCCGGTCCGCGAGGCGGGCGAGCTGATGCGCCTGGTGGAGAGCCGCCGGCGGGAGGAAGGCTCGGGGGAGCCGGAGCAGGGCGAGACGTGGCGCGGTGCGGGCGGCCCCGGCCGCCGCGCGCGCGGCAGGAGGCGGACGGATGGCCAGGAGGACGCCTGA
- the glnA gene encoding type I glutamate--ammonia ligase, whose amino-acid sequence MARRTPEEILRTVREQEVRFVRLQFTDVLGVIKNVDIPAAQLEKALAGELAFDGSSIEGFVRIEESDMVLRPDPDTFVVYPWRNRDGTRTARLICDIANPDGSPFEGDPRRVLRRAMARAAEQGFVMNVGPEPEFFLFGTDREGNATTQTQDQAGYFDLAPVDRGEEARADMVVTLQEMGFEIEASHHEVAPGQHEIDFKYADALTTADAIVTFRFVVRTVAAAHGLHATFMPKPLFGVNGSGMHLHQSLFRGEENAFYDPRRPDGLSEVALHYIAGVMRHARAITALANPLVNSYKRLVPGYEAPTYVAWSHRNRSPMIRIPAKRGLSTRIELRSPDPSCNPYLVLAACLRAGLEGVEEGLVPPEPVNRNLYAMSPREREELGVGELPGNLGEALEELRKDPLMRETLGEHVFHRYLEAKEIEWETYRSQVHPWEVEQYLRTF is encoded by the coding sequence ATGGCCAGGAGGACGCCTGAGGAGATCCTCCGCACCGTGCGGGAGCAGGAGGTCCGGTTCGTCCGGCTCCAGTTCACCGACGTGCTGGGCGTCATCAAGAACGTCGACATCCCCGCGGCACAGCTGGAGAAGGCGCTGGCCGGCGAGCTCGCCTTCGACGGCTCCTCCATCGAGGGCTTCGTCCGCATCGAGGAGTCGGACATGGTGCTCCGGCCCGATCCGGACACCTTTGTCGTCTATCCCTGGCGGAACCGCGACGGGACCCGGACGGCCCGGCTGATCTGCGACATCGCCAACCCGGACGGGAGCCCCTTCGAGGGCGATCCCCGCCGCGTCCTGCGGCGGGCGATGGCGCGGGCGGCCGAGCAGGGGTTCGTGATGAACGTGGGGCCGGAGCCGGAGTTCTTCCTCTTCGGGACCGACCGGGAGGGGAACGCCACCACCCAGACCCAGGACCAGGCCGGCTACTTCGACCTCGCACCCGTCGACCGGGGCGAGGAAGCGCGCGCCGACATGGTGGTGACCCTCCAGGAGATGGGCTTCGAGATCGAGGCCTCGCACCACGAGGTGGCGCCGGGGCAGCACGAGATCGACTTCAAGTACGCCGACGCGCTGACCACCGCCGACGCCATCGTCACCTTCCGCTTCGTGGTGCGGACGGTGGCCGCGGCGCACGGGCTCCACGCCACCTTCATGCCCAAGCCGCTCTTCGGCGTCAACGGCTCCGGCATGCACCTCCACCAGTCGCTCTTCCGCGGGGAGGAGAACGCCTTCTACGACCCGCGGCGCCCGGACGGGCTCTCCGAGGTGGCGCTCCACTACATCGCCGGCGTCATGCGCCACGCCCGGGCCATCACCGCCCTGGCCAACCCGCTGGTCAACTCCTACAAGAGGCTGGTCCCGGGCTACGAGGCGCCCACCTACGTCGCCTGGTCCCACCGCAACCGGAGCCCGATGATCCGCATTCCGGCCAAGCGCGGGCTGAGCACGCGGATCGAGCTCCGCTCGCCCGACCCCAGCTGCAACCCCTACCTCGTCCTGGCCGCCTGTCTGCGGGCGGGCCTGGAGGGGGTCGAGGAGGGCCTGGTCCCGCCCGAGCCGGTCAACCGGAACCTCTACGCCATGAGCCCGCGGGAGCGGGAGGAGCTGGGCGTGGGGGAGCTTCCGGGCAATCTGGGCGAGGCGCTGGAGGAGCTGAGGAAGGACCCGCTGATGCGGGAGACGCTGGGCGAGCACGTCTTCCACCGCTACCTCGAGGCGAAGGAGATCGAGTGGGAGACCTACCGGAGCCAGGTCCACCCCTGGGAGGTGGAGCAGTATCTGCGCACCTTCTGA
- a CDS encoding electron transfer flavoprotein subunit beta/FixA family protein, whose product MRLVVGLKTILDPEIPPRDFRIDTEARRPVQGRASLVISPFDENALELALQLKDRDASTHVVALSAGPASAEEALRKALSLRVDEAVRVDTDPLDEPDSEQTALLLARAVERLGGDLLLVGRQAGDWDRGQTGLIAAEILGWPCVTSVSRIEAADGRLRLRHEGPGGLEVVEAAPPLVLTVTNDEANQLRIPKARDILATRSKSVTRLGLADLGLSPETVRPATEVTRLYVPVEEHQCEWIEGDDAESKARALAERLLALKVL is encoded by the coding sequence ATGCGACTGGTCGTAGGACTCAAAACCATCCTCGATCCCGAGATTCCGCCCCGTGACTTCCGCATCGACACGGAAGCCCGGCGGCCCGTGCAGGGCAGGGCTTCGCTGGTGATCAGCCCCTTCGACGAGAACGCGCTGGAGCTTGCGCTCCAGTTGAAGGACCGGGACGCCTCGACCCACGTGGTCGCGCTCAGCGCCGGCCCCGCCAGCGCGGAGGAAGCGCTGCGGAAGGCGCTCTCGCTCCGCGTGGACGAGGCGGTCCGCGTCGATACCGATCCCCTGGACGAGCCCGACAGCGAGCAGACCGCGCTCCTGCTCGCCAGGGCCGTCGAGCGGCTGGGCGGAGACCTCCTCCTGGTCGGCCGCCAGGCGGGCGACTGGGACCGGGGCCAGACCGGCCTGATCGCCGCCGAGATCCTGGGCTGGCCATGCGTCACCTCGGTCTCCCGCATCGAGGCGGCGGACGGCAGGCTCCGCCTCCGCCACGAGGGCCCCGGCGGGCTGGAGGTGGTGGAGGCGGCGCCGCCGCTGGTCCTGACGGTGACCAACGACGAAGCCAACCAGCTCCGCATTCCCAAGGCGCGCGACATCCTCGCCACCCGCTCGAAGAGCGTCACCCGGCTCGGCCTGGCCGACCTGGGCCTCTCGCCCGAGACGGTCCGGCCCGCCACCGAGGTGACCCGGCTCTACGTGCCCGTGGAGGAGCACCAGTGCGAGTGGATCGAGGGCGACGACGCCGAGTCCAAGGCGCGGGCGCTGGCCGAGCGCCTGCTCGCGCTCAAGGTGCTCTAG
- a CDS encoding electron transfer flavoprotein subunit alpha/FixB family protein has product MSVLSILLLRDGADLDKAALEALGAGQAAARALGTDLEAAVVSAGGQSPELAPYGVRAVYRLAGPAGEYQPERWLAAAEGLVRAAGADVVLFTGDAAGRELGPRLGRRLGTGSVTECTDFHVEDGRLEAVRPVFGGKAIAHVRTEGRPAVLVTRFHAFAPAQAGSGEGAAPVQEVAVELPAADGLPRVVERIEESGEGIRLEEARRIVSGGRGLGGPENFALLEELARVIGAAVGASRAAVDAGWVPASYQIGQTGHIVAPDLYLAVGISGASQHLAGIGGARHVVAINKDPNAPIFKVAELGVAEDYKKLLPPLIEELRRRLA; this is encoded by the coding sequence ATGAGCGTGCTATCCATTCTCCTTCTCCGCGACGGCGCCGACCTCGACAAGGCGGCGCTGGAGGCGCTGGGCGCGGGCCAGGCGGCCGCCCGGGCGCTGGGCACGGATCTGGAGGCGGCCGTGGTCAGCGCGGGCGGGCAGAGCCCGGAGCTGGCCCCCTATGGCGTGCGGGCCGTCTACCGGCTGGCCGGCCCGGCGGGCGAGTACCAGCCCGAGCGCTGGCTGGCGGCGGCGGAGGGGCTGGTCCGCGCGGCCGGCGCCGACGTCGTCCTCTTCACCGGCGATGCCGCCGGGCGCGAGCTGGGGCCGCGGCTGGGCCGCCGGCTCGGCACCGGCAGCGTCACCGAGTGCACCGACTTTCACGTCGAGGACGGCCGGCTGGAGGCGGTCCGGCCGGTCTTCGGCGGCAAGGCGATCGCTCACGTCCGCACGGAGGGGCGGCCTGCCGTGCTGGTCACCCGCTTTCACGCCTTCGCCCCGGCGCAGGCCGGGAGCGGGGAGGGAGCGGCGCCGGTGCAGGAGGTGGCGGTGGAGCTGCCGGCGGCCGACGGCCTGCCGCGCGTGGTCGAGCGGATCGAGGAGAGCGGGGAGGGCATCCGCCTGGAGGAAGCCCGGCGGATCGTCTCGGGCGGCCGCGGCCTGGGCGGCCCGGAGAACTTCGCGCTCCTGGAGGAGCTGGCGCGGGTGATCGGCGCCGCCGTCGGCGCCTCGCGGGCGGCGGTGGACGCGGGATGGGTGCCGGCCAGCTACCAGATCGGCCAGACCGGCCACATCGTGGCGCCCGACCTCTACCTGGCCGTCGGCATCTCGGGGGCGAGCCAGCACCTGGCCGGCATCGGCGGGGCGCGCCATGTGGTCGCGATCAACAAGGACCCCAACGCCCCCATCTTCAAGGTGGCCGAGCTGGGGGTGGCCGAGGACTACAAGAAGCTCCTTCCCCCGCTGATCGAGGAGCTGAGGCGCCGGCTCGCCTGA
- a CDS encoding heterodisulfide reductase-related iron-sulfur binding cluster: MNEATRPIYWNIVGHNWMYALLAVLVAVLAWGVYERIRLWRLGRPELRVDQPWRRLVEMNRQVILQIRLLRDALSGPMHLFLSWGFVVLFLGTVVVFLQADLGLPVMRGPFYLYFQSISLDVFGALALIATVVAAWRRYVERLPRLSRTVQDWVILALFAVILLTGFVIEGLRIEVTRDPWGPWSPVGYLFGRALGSFLSVGAMTALHRGLWWFHLVIAFAFLALIPFSKLFHILLAPLNVYFRSLEPKGELPPLDVEAAAEAGEHLGAAELTDFTWKQLFDLDTCTECGRCEAVCPAHAVGKPLDPKYVILNLRDHLHAEGPSLVAMAARNGQAAGEGGAGGATATASGVGEGEPVSRLVGPVIDPEALWACTTCRACMEACPVFIEHVPTIVQMRRFQVMEMADYPATMQEALTSLEERGHPFRGSTASRLDWAEGMEVPLLSELGSAGQVDYLFWVGCSAAFDERNQKIARALATLLDRAGVRYAVLGDEERCTGDPARRMGNEFLFQMTAQENIDLLNRYGVRRIVTLCAHCYNVLRNEYPRFGGRYEVVHHSQLLQELLDAGRLEVTEPSLLETTYHDPCYLGRYNDEYEAPRAVLGAAVGGGVREMERSRNQSFCCGAGGGRMWAEEDPSQRVNRERARQALATGARRVCTACPFCMTMLEDGIKSETGGDGSVEVRDLAEILEEATRPKN; the protein is encoded by the coding sequence GTGAACGAGGCGACACGTCCGATCTACTGGAACATCGTCGGGCACAACTGGATGTACGCGCTGCTGGCGGTCCTGGTGGCCGTCCTGGCCTGGGGGGTCTACGAGCGGATCCGGCTCTGGCGGCTGGGGCGCCCGGAGCTCCGGGTCGACCAGCCCTGGCGGCGCCTGGTGGAGATGAACCGGCAGGTGATCCTCCAGATCCGGCTTCTGCGCGACGCCCTCTCGGGTCCCATGCATCTCTTCCTCTCCTGGGGGTTCGTCGTCCTCTTCCTGGGGACGGTGGTGGTCTTCCTCCAGGCCGACCTGGGCCTGCCCGTGATGCGGGGCCCCTTCTACCTCTACTTCCAGTCGATCAGCCTCGACGTCTTCGGGGCGCTGGCCCTGATCGCCACCGTGGTGGCCGCCTGGCGCCGGTACGTGGAGCGCCTTCCGCGGCTCTCGCGGACGGTCCAGGACTGGGTGATCCTCGCGCTCTTCGCCGTGATCCTCCTCACGGGCTTCGTGATCGAGGGGCTGCGCATCGAGGTGACGCGGGACCCGTGGGGGCCCTGGTCGCCGGTGGGCTACCTCTTCGGCCGCGCCCTGGGAAGCTTCCTCAGCGTGGGCGCCATGACCGCCCTCCACCGCGGGCTCTGGTGGTTCCACCTGGTGATCGCCTTCGCCTTCCTCGCCCTGATCCCGTTCAGCAAGCTGTTCCACATCCTGCTGGCGCCGCTCAACGTCTACTTCCGCTCGCTCGAGCCCAAGGGCGAGCTGCCGCCCCTGGACGTGGAGGCGGCGGCCGAGGCGGGGGAACACCTGGGCGCGGCGGAGCTGACCGACTTCACCTGGAAGCAGCTCTTCGACCTGGACACCTGCACGGAGTGCGGCCGCTGCGAGGCGGTCTGCCCGGCGCACGCCGTCGGCAAGCCGCTCGACCCCAAGTACGTCATCCTGAACCTGCGCGACCACCTGCACGCCGAGGGCCCCTCGCTGGTCGCCATGGCGGCGCGGAACGGGCAGGCGGCCGGGGAGGGCGGGGCGGGCGGCGCCACCGCGACGGCCTCCGGGGTCGGGGAGGGTGAGCCCGTCTCCCGCCTGGTGGGGCCGGTGATCGACCCGGAGGCGCTCTGGGCCTGCACCACCTGCCGGGCGTGCATGGAGGCCTGCCCGGTCTTCATCGAGCACGTCCCCACCATCGTCCAGATGCGCCGCTTCCAGGTGATGGAGATGGCGGACTACCCGGCCACGATGCAGGAAGCGCTGACCAGCCTGGAGGAGCGCGGCCACCCGTTCCGCGGTTCCACCGCCTCCCGCCTCGACTGGGCGGAGGGGATGGAGGTGCCGCTCCTCTCGGAGCTGGGCAGCGCCGGGCAGGTGGACTACCTCTTCTGGGTCGGCTGCAGCGCCGCCTTCGACGAGCGGAACCAGAAGATCGCCCGCGCGCTGGCGACGCTCCTGGACCGCGCGGGTGTCCGCTACGCGGTCCTGGGCGACGAGGAGCGCTGCACCGGCGACCCGGCGCGGCGCATGGGGAACGAGTTCCTCTTCCAGATGACGGCGCAGGAGAACATCGACCTGCTCAACCGTTACGGCGTCCGCAGGATCGTCACCCTCTGCGCCCACTGTTACAACGTCCTGCGCAACGAGTACCCGCGCTTCGGCGGCCGGTACGAGGTGGTCCACCACTCGCAGCTCCTCCAGGAGCTCCTGGACGCGGGCCGGCTCGAGGTGACGGAGCCGTCGCTCCTCGAGACCACCTACCACGACCCCTGCTACCTCGGCCGCTACAACGACGAGTACGAGGCGCCACGAGCGGTGCTGGGCGCGGCGGTGGGCGGCGGCGTGCGGGAGATGGAGCGCAGCCGGAACCAGTCGTTCTGCTGCGGCGCCGGCGGGGGCCGGATGTGGGCGGAGGAGGACCCCTCCCAGCGCGTCAACCGGGAGCGGGCGCGGCAGGCGCTGGCCACCGGTGCGCGGCGCGTCTGCACGGCCTGCCCCTTCTGCATGACCATGCTGGAGGACGGGATCAAGAGCGAGACCGGCGGCGACGGGAGCGTCGAGGTCCGCGACCTGGCCGAGATCCTGGAGGAAGCGACGCGACCCAAGAACTGA
- a CDS encoding acyl-CoA dehydrogenase family protein: protein MGAFDLTEEERALAELARRVAEERVAPRAAEIDLEDRFPDDLRRLFGELELMGLGIPAAYGGGGAGLLAVCLVIEELARVSAAASLIVADHELGLLPVLVGASEEQKRAWLPAIASGERLMAFALTEPEAGSDAARLSMRAVRRGDRYVLSGTKRFITHGNVADSLTVFASTDPEKGSKGITCFLVDRETPGLSVTKLERKMGLHGSPTAELLFEEVEVPVENRIGEEGQGFRIAMATLDHSRPGIAAQALGIAQGALDQAVAYARERRQFGRPIADFQAIQFMIADMAIAVESARALTYKAATVVEEADHGRLDWRMANRYSAMAKTYASDVAMRVTTDAVQIFGGYGYIADYPVERMMRDAKITQIYEGTNQIQRLVIARSYLS from the coding sequence ATGGGTGCCTTCGACCTGACCGAGGAGGAGCGGGCGCTGGCGGAGCTGGCGCGCCGGGTGGCCGAGGAGCGGGTGGCGCCCCGGGCGGCCGAGATCGACCTGGAGGACCGCTTCCCGGACGACCTCAGGCGGCTCTTCGGCGAGCTGGAGCTGATGGGGCTCGGCATCCCGGCGGCCTACGGCGGCGGTGGCGCCGGCCTCCTCGCCGTCTGCCTGGTGATCGAGGAGCTGGCGCGGGTGAGCGCCGCGGCCTCGCTGATCGTGGCCGATCACGAGCTGGGCCTGCTGCCTGTGCTGGTCGGGGCGTCGGAGGAGCAGAAGCGGGCCTGGCTCCCGGCCATCGCCTCGGGCGAGCGGCTGATGGCCTTCGCCCTGACCGAGCCGGAGGCGGGCTCTGACGCCGCCCGCCTCTCCATGCGCGCCGTCCGCCGCGGCGACCGCTACGTCCTCAGCGGCACCAAACGCTTCATCACGCACGGGAACGTGGCCGACTCGCTCACCGTCTTCGCCAGCACCGACCCCGAGAAGGGGTCGAAGGGGATCACCTGCTTCCTGGTCGACCGGGAGACGCCGGGGTTGAGCGTGACCAAGCTGGAGCGGAAGATGGGGCTCCACGGCTCGCCCACGGCGGAACTCCTCTTCGAAGAGGTGGAGGTGCCGGTGGAGAACCGGATCGGGGAGGAGGGCCAGGGCTTCCGCATCGCCATGGCCACCCTGGACCACAGCCGGCCCGGTATCGCCGCCCAGGCCCTGGGCATCGCCCAGGGCGCCCTGGACCAGGCGGTCGCCTACGCGCGGGAGCGCCGCCAGTTCGGCCGCCCCATCGCCGACTTCCAGGCGATCCAGTTCATGATCGCCGACATGGCCATCGCGGTGGAGTCGGCGCGCGCGCTCACCTACAAGGCGGCGACGGTGGTGGAGGAGGCCGACCACGGGCGCCTCGACTGGCGGATGGCCAACCGCTACTCGGCGATGGCCAAGACCTACGCCTCGGATGTGGCCATGCGCGTGACCACCGACGCGGTCCAGATCTTCGGCGGCTACGGGTACATCGCCGACTACCCCGTGGAGCGGATGATGCGGGACGCCAAGATCACCCAGATCTACGAGGGGACGAACCAGATCCAGCGCCTCGTGATCGCCCGCAGCTACCTCTCCTGA
- the lexA gene encoding transcriptional repressor LexA → MDAGRPATSALRPRERQILETIDAFLREHGYPPSVREIGARVGLRSSSTVHAYLRELARKGYLRQEGSRPRALGLVGLAGLPATAGEAGRGLRRIPLLPKPPEPAAAAPLPLAWLVLPADAPGGRAAYALRVQGSAMEGAGIGDGDLVLCGPAAEASPGQLVVALVGDEPVVRRLLPEGDAVRLQAANPGVQPLVSREVRLVGRVLAVLHGLAGASGGGAPHALGAPPSPAQER, encoded by the coding sequence TTGGACGCCGGCCGGCCGGCCACCTCCGCGCTGCGGCCGCGCGAGCGGCAGATTCTCGAGACCATCGACGCCTTCCTCCGGGAGCACGGCTACCCGCCCTCGGTCCGCGAGATCGGCGCCCGCGTCGGCCTCCGCTCCAGCTCCACCGTCCACGCCTACCTGCGGGAGCTGGCGCGCAAGGGCTACCTCCGCCAGGAAGGCTCGCGGCCGCGCGCCCTGGGCCTCGTGGGGCTCGCGGGGCTCCCCGCCACGGCGGGGGAGGCCGGCCGCGGCCTCCGCCGCATCCCCCTGCTGCCGAAGCCACCCGAACCGGCGGCCGCCGCCCCGCTCCCGCTCGCCTGGCTCGTCCTGCCCGCCGACGCCCCCGGCGGCCGCGCGGCCTACGCGCTCCGCGTCCAGGGGAGCGCCATGGAAGGCGCCGGCATCGGCGACGGCGACCTGGTCCTCTGCGGCCCCGCGGCGGAGGCCTCGCCCGGGCAGCTGGTGGTGGCGCTGGTGGGCGACGAGCCGGTGGTCCGGCGCCTTCTTCCCGAGGGGGACGCGGTCCGGCTCCAGGCTGCCAACCCCGGCGTCCAGCCGCTGGTCAGCCGCGAAGTCCGCCTCGTGGGGCGCGTCCTGGCCGTCCTCCACGGTCTCGCCGGCGCATCCGGCGGCGGCGCCCCCCATGCCCTGGGCGCGCCGCCGTCGCCCGCTCAGGAGAGGTAG
- a CDS encoding phosphopantothenoylcysteine decarboxylase, producing the protein MRRPHLIVTGGPTEAPLDEVRFLSNRSSGRTAAAVAGAALARGWDVTFVHGPGSALPQGGEGWLRRVAVRTVGDLAAALERLLRDPERPVDALVHAMAVLDFAPDRSMEGKVSSRGEWWVRLVPTPKVVEQIRRWAPGIFLVAFKLEAGEEPEELVRAAREAAARHGADLVVANSLRQVGADRHVTYLVDPHGGEVRRSETNAELAALLLERIEARLAPRREPVESCGRPGGGRG; encoded by the coding sequence GTGCGCCGGCCACACTTGATCGTCACCGGGGGTCCCACCGAGGCACCCCTGGACGAGGTCCGCTTCCTGTCCAACCGCTCGTCGGGACGGACGGCGGCGGCCGTCGCGGGCGCGGCGCTGGCGCGGGGCTGGGACGTCACCTTCGTCCACGGGCCGGGCAGCGCCTTGCCGCAGGGAGGGGAGGGGTGGCTCCGGCGGGTGGCCGTCCGCACGGTGGGCGACCTGGCCGCCGCGCTGGAGCGGCTCCTGCGCGATCCGGAGCGCCCCGTCGACGCGCTGGTCCACGCCATGGCCGTGCTCGACTTCGCCCCGGACCGGAGCATGGAGGGGAAGGTCTCGTCGCGAGGCGAGTGGTGGGTCCGCCTGGTGCCCACGCCCAAGGTGGTGGAGCAGATCCGCCGCTGGGCGCCGGGGATCTTCCTGGTCGCCTTCAAGCTGGAGGCGGGGGAGGAGCCGGAGGAGCTGGTGCGGGCGGCGCGGGAGGCGGCCGCCCGCCACGGGGCCGACCTGGTGGTGGCCAACAGCCTCCGCCAGGTCGGCGCCGACCGCCACGTCACCTACCTGGTCGACCCGCACGGGGGCGAGGTGCGGCGGAGCGAGACCAACGCCGAACTGGCCGCCCTCCTGCTGGAGCGGATCGAGGCCCGCCTGGCGCCCAGGCGGGAGCCGGTGGAGAGCTGCGGGCGTCCCGGAGGCGGTCGGGGTTGA
- a CDS encoding flavoprotein, translating to MSGGGEGARPRLDGRRLLLGVTGGIAAYKVPELIRRLRTEGAEVEVILTRGATEFVTPLTLETVAGRPVHESLLGPAREPSLIHLELAHWAEMVLVAPATAHFLAKAAAGLADDLLGAVLLASFPEVPLLVAPAMNSRMWTHPITQRNVALLREVGVRFVGPEVGRLAEEQVGIGRMSEPGRIVEEVVRLLDA from the coding sequence TTGAGCGGGGGGGGCGAGGGGGCGCGCCCGCGGCTGGACGGGCGGCGCCTCCTCCTGGGCGTGACGGGCGGCATCGCCGCGTACAAGGTGCCGGAGCTGATCCGGCGGCTTCGCACCGAGGGCGCCGAGGTGGAGGTGATCCTCACCCGCGGGGCGACGGAGTTCGTGACGCCGCTGACGCTGGAGACGGTGGCCGGCCGGCCGGTCCACGAGAGCCTGCTGGGTCCCGCACGGGAGCCGTCGCTCATCCACCTGGAGCTGGCGCACTGGGCGGAGATGGTGCTGGTGGCGCCGGCGACCGCCCACTTCCTGGCCAAGGCGGCGGCGGGGCTGGCCGACGACCTGCTGGGGGCGGTGCTCCTCGCCTCCTTTCCGGAGGTGCCCCTGCTGGTGGCGCCGGCCATGAACAGCCGCATGTGGACCCACCCCATCACGCAGCGGAACGTGGCGCTCCTGCGCGAGGTGGGCGTCCGCTTCGTGGGACCGGAGGTGGGCCGGCTCGCCGAGGAGCAGGTCGGGATCGGCCGCATGAGCGAGCCCGGGCGGATCGTGGAGGAAGTGGTGCGGCTCCTGGACGCCTGA
- a CDS encoding 4Fe-4S binding protein translates to MLFDSERCKGCGLCVDACPEAALAQREESNRMGYRPAYLARPEKCVSCGLCGVICPDLVIRVYRPAEATVPAR, encoded by the coding sequence GTGCTTTTCGACTCGGAGCGCTGCAAGGGCTGCGGGCTCTGCGTCGACGCCTGCCCGGAGGCGGCCTTGGCCCAGCGGGAGGAGAGCAACCGCATGGGCTATCGTCCGGCCTACCTGGCGAGACCCGAGAAGTGCGTCAGCTGCGGGCTCTGCGGCGTCATCTGCCCGGACCTGGTGATCCGCGTCTACCGCCCGGCGGAAGCGACGGTGCCCGCGCGCTGA